In Brachypodium distachyon strain Bd21 chromosome 5, Brachypodium_distachyon_v3.0, whole genome shotgun sequence, the genomic window ATCCAAGGCAAAAGCAATGTTCCAACAATTATCCCAAAAAGAGTAACAAttgtaaaaaaagagagagtttGCAATGCATGATGGTTCATAAGTTGTTGCTGCCCCTCTACCACCCCAAGTGTAGCGGGCACCCCTCAAGCTAAATTGTTTGCTGCTTTGTTCCTTGCATCCTGAAAAGTGGGGACTGGAGAGAGCGGTGAGGAACTGAGAATCCAGTCACATTCCATTGGGTAGTGAACTGATGGATGGTGGTAGGCCACATGGATGCATGGACGGGGAAGTGGAGCAACACATGGCCCTGTTCCCACTCTCTCTGCCTCTGCTCTCCACTGCTGATCACATCATAATAACGCCCTTGCCAAATTAAGTTCCATCTACATCATGCTTGCATGATTGGTTCATCCCGTCACAGCCCTGCCCCTGCATACCCAACGTGCTAGATTCAGAAGGAGAACTCTTGGCTGTGAAGAATTAAGTGCACAAATGTTTTGACATGTGTTCAATTAGTAGAGTCAGTGTAGGTTTGTGTTATGATTTCTCCATCTTTTAACATGCATAGTTAGAGAAGTTTCTTAGAAGaaattatgtactccctccgatttatattacttatctcaaatttgtctaaatatgaatgtatctatgttcaaaaaacgtctacatacatgtaataatatttcgacaagtaattccgaccgAAGGGCAGTGCTTTTCCTGTTTCAGTCGTGGGTCTTCTCCATGCAAGTCGGCACAAAAAAGATAGCAACATAACCTTTTTGTTATACATGGACATTATTATTGTAGTGCTGTGGGTGTTGGAATGTCATCACTTGATTATGATGGTTCAGAaccagaaataaaaaaggcaGGTTTCGTTTGATTTGATGGAAGAGCTAGTCACTTCCTACTTGCACGTAAAAATGTCACAATGGAAGAGAAAACAGACATGTAAAAGGTAGATAGATGTGGACGCAGAGAttccagaaagaaaaaggcacCGACGCATGGAGATAGTAACACTTCAGGAACAAGACTTGCCAGCCTCTCCCATCAAATCCACAATTTCCTGTTCGTCAGGAATAAAGCTCTAAGCTTTTATATCTTGAAGAGAAAGACATAACGACTTGCGAAAAATTGCAGATCAGATCGCATCCAAGCAGATTCTGGAGCAGATCGTGATCCCACTGTTGTAAATCTGTAATGACCAGTAGGATGCAGCAAAAGAGAGGATGGAAATTTGGGCAGGGATCAGCAATAGAGAAGTGGAAAATTTGGGCAGGAAGGAAGCAGCTAGGAAGCTGCCCAGGCAAGAACAAAACCTAGCATAACAATTTTCAATTTCTGCTGATAAGCCTGCATCAGCATGTGGCCTCTGGGTCGCTTGTCAGACATAACAATAGTTTAAAACATAAACAAGCAGAGATGCAGGGTGCAGAATTTCTTTTGTCCATGTTCCTGCTAAAAACAATGGCAATCATTCAAACAGGGCATAAGTTGACAGGCATAGAAAAATGTGCAAGTTGGTGTTGTATTTGGAAGACTAGATGGTAGCGTGAGTACTATTCAGTGGTCACTTGCAGTTGCAACAACTCACTGCCAGTGCCAAGTGCTATAGCTGCTGAGAGAACACCCAGTTTTCTCATGAAAAGTAGGagacagaaaacaaaacaaaggaacCAATCATTTTCTTCCACAATGCTCTGCTCTGAAAATCTACACCATGTTAGGTAAACATGTAGCGTGTACCAAATCTACTACGTAGTACTATTTTAAAAAAGGATTCCTGAAATGCCAAGGGAGTGACAGATGTCCAAGCCTTGACAGATTTCTAGCTACCTTCGAAAGAAATATCGTTAATTAACAAGAAATGTCATGAAGCCAAAGTTAGAAGGGGTTCTTCTGCgaaatctagaaaaaaaatcttatgtCAACTTTTTAAATTATGTACTGCAATCTCTGAGCTAGGCAATGAATGTCATGAAATCCGACTTTACAAACAATTCTTATGGAAAATTGCAAGCCTGCAAGGCAAAAATATGTGGTACACTACATGATTTTCCTATCAGAGTCCACAGAACTATAAAAGACATCCAGTTGGAGAGCCTATGTCATCAAAGATGTTTTGTACAGCGGTGAGataaatacatataaattGAGTATTCCTGCATAGAAGGTTTCCCTTCACCCAGACCAGAAAGCTTACAGAATAACCCAAACAGAAAGGTGCACCCACAACACccacaaagaagaaaaatcagagtTCAAAACAGAAGGGTGTGTGGAAACTTTTCTTTCATTAGATCAATGTACACCAGGTCAAATAAGAATTGCATACAGATAAGATGTGACCGATAGTGCGTTGGATATAAGGTGAATTTCCGAAAATGCCAATGTTGCCTACATATATAGCAAACCTAGCTTCGATGGAATTAGAAATCAACTTCCAACAAAAGAACTGGCGACACAAGGCCATGAGAAAGTGTTATGTTGTGAACGGTACAAAACATAATCTAAGACTTGACCTTGTCGATGGCACGCTTGTTTTGCCAAGTGACACTCTTATCACCCTTCAGTTGGTTTCTTTTCATGGCTATTGAGCACTGATCAGCCCTTCTACCATTTGCATTCATCTCCAGTTGCGACTTCCTCCGCCTCATGCGGTTCTCCTGCCTCAAACTCCTTAAAGCTTGCGCCTTCTTCTCAATCTCCAGTGCTTCAGAGAAATTCCAGATTTTGACAGTACCATCCTCACCCCCACATACGATCCTGTCTGCACCGATGTCGACAGAGAAAAGATCGCATCCAAAGCCATGAAACATTCTCTGTGGAGGTTCTATTGCACTTATATCAAAGTTCTTAACCCTGAATCGGCGCTTTGACGAGTTTAGGGGAGTCAGCAGCTTCCTCAAATCAATTAGTGCAATTCTGCCATCACTAGAGGCAGAGACAAGCCACGGATACTCAAAAGCGAGAGAATGAACAGGGCCAGTATGCGGCACCCAAGTAGCAGCTGGTTTAATATCCTCATCATCAGATGCCTCGGAAATATCAAACAAGCGAATTGCACCATCCTCTCCTCCAGTAAACAGGACATTTGTCAGGTGTGTTCGAGCTACAGAATATGCATTACCAACATGGGCATTGGAAATTACACTTGTCAAATTACCACTCTCAATATCCCATACATATGTGTCTCTACCAGCTGTACTGGCAATGGTATTTCCATGAGGAGCAAGGGCTAGAACCCAGTCAGCATGCATGAACTTTTGCACACACTTCATCTGGGCTCTGTCCCAAACACGAACAGTCATATCCCAAGAACCACTGTAAATCCTCGTTGGATCCAAGGCAAGACAAGTCACCGGTCCTTCATGACCCCAGAGGCGAAATTCAGAATCACGGTTAGTACCATATCCAGAAATGTGGAAAAGGTGTGAGTTACCCTCAACAGCCCTCCAACACTGAATGTAGGCATTGGATCCCCCAGTTACCAAAAGCCTACTGTCAGCTGCAATTGCCCGGATGGTGCAACCAAACGGACGGGACTCATCAATCAGAAGCCCTTCCTCCATGTCCCACATTCGAACTACAGAATCATGACCACCAGTGAATATCAGGTTTGCTGATGCCAAAAGGAACACAGTGCGTACATCCTCGCTGTGACCACGAAGAACATCCACGCTAAACCGTCCCATGAAGGATTTACTTTGAAACTCCCTGTCCACAAACAATGTTTTCCACGACCTCCCATCTGGGGTCCCACCTGGAACCAAGGGCCCGATGGGAGCATTCGGAAGTCCCCATCTTTCACAGTAGAATTTCTTCCATCCCTGATGATCTGCGACTAAGGTCTGCAGAACTGTGGAGACACAAGATACAATACCAAGCCCCTTTGGATCGAGGCACGCAAGGACTTCACAGACCAATGCAGCCGGCAGATCAGTGAAGCATCTAGTGCCACACATTGAGGCGGTTGTATCGGTTCCTGCTTCCTCATTTTCCTTTGGTTCAGTAAGCCTTGGAAGTGATTCATAACTTGACTTCTGGTTGTTCAATCTGTTGAGGCTAATCAAATTTTTAGCCTTCCCACACTTAGTTAAGATGTTTGCCTGGATGAGTGTGTCCTCGGTGCAAATGCTAGAAGGATACTCTGGTGAATAGTCTCCTGCCTTGTTGCAATCAAAGGCCATAAAAATTTGAATCCGATCTTGGGGTGAACTTCCGAGTGCAATTCCCTCAAACCaggcaaacaaaaatacaaatacCTGCAATGCAATAATCAAACTCTTCAGCTCAAATTGCACTAAAAAAACTGTATGTTCGTGTAAGCATTactgggaaaaaaaataacggaCACTTAGTCACTCCAAGGAATACAACACAGTAATTGTTCAGCGCATGTAGAAGGAGTCTGAACAACAACTACGATGCACTTATTTATGTATATAAAATCAGAAACCTAAATTTGCAAAGGAGCAGATTTGGATTAAGCTCCAAACCTGTAACCAGATTTTCAGTTGAAGATGAAACTTGTAATAAGATCAAGATAGACCAGGTTTGTTCAAAAGAGTAAATCACCCTCTACTTTTGCACCGAAATTAAAAGCATCAACCTGCACAACAAGAGGCAACTCCTGAACCAAGCATGAAAGATAAGCTGAAAATTGGCTTCAATTGAAGCATAGAGTACCGCAGACTATACAAAGCGAGCAGCATAGATTTTATATCAATTCGACCAATTAAGCAGACAAGGCCATGAAATCAAGCAAACCTAGTCGAAACATGAGGAACAGATCCAACGATTCTGGGCCAATACAGACGCGAAACCCTAAGTCGCAACCAAATCCAATAACCTACGCCGAGGAGTCGCGGGAAACCGCTGTTTTAGCTCTCTACATCATCGAAGAcaccaacaacaaaataaaaaaaatgcatcctTTGACGAGCAAATAGTACTGCAAGGCGACAGAACGGCAGAAGAAACCGCAAGTTCCTATCGAATCGAGGAGGCATGGCTAAACATCGCGCACCAGAATGCCTAGTGAAATTAGCTAATCAAACTAATAGTACGGAACAAGAGATTGAGCGGAAGAAATCACCTTCTAGCTGTGCCTCCGATCTCGATTTCGCTTGGAAACTTCCCCTTCTAcccctttttttctcctcgtggaaaATTGCGGCCGCTGGGAGCCAAGAGACGGGACGCTTCGTCTGCACCGCCCGTGCTGGCGCAGGAACGAACGGTCCGGATGTGTCCTTGCTCCCGATCTGGACCGTCGGTGCCTACCAACGCAAGGGGCTCGTGCTTGCTGCTTCCTTTTTCTGGCTTCTTGAATGGGCCGATCGATACGGGCCGGGCGAGTGGGAATCCATCTGCTTTGTTCTTCTCTGGGCCAGGCTGCTAGCTGCTGACAAGGCCGATCAATGCGCATAGTCGCTATCAAGCTTGGGCCTTCCGTTTCGTCCAAACTCTTCCTTGGTATTCCGGCCTAATTACGGGGTGGTTGTGGCATGCACTGAGGGAGTCCTCCTTGTTTTGGGAGGGGCGATCCACCGAGATCCGGCAACGAAAGGCGCCGCGAGGCCTCTCGTGCTGCAAGTGTAGCATAGCAGCCTGCTGCACAGCGCGCGTGCGTGTCGAAACACCACATCGCACTGACCGACCGACCGACGAGGAAGACCTGCCGTTTACAGTCAAGTCGTAACACTGTCACGGACGGAGCATCGAGCTGGCTGGATGGATGGGACCAAAAATCGTCGTCCTTTAAAAGCGTCCTAGGACGTACCAACCCCAATCATCAACCGGTGCTACCTCACTGTCACGGTCAGATCCCCGTACAGACAGGTGTTGTCTCATCGGCTAAAGCAACATGCACGGCTGAATGGACGGGAAAGCAGGCTGCATCACACTTGGTCGGGAGTCAGGTCAGGGGGGTGACACTAGTACTACTAGCGGTGCACGGTAGCTTCATGGTTTGGTCGTGAGAGAGAATAGACCGCACCGgatatcattttatttaagtCCGATCCAAACAGCCGACAATTTTCAGCGCACCAAAAGTGCTTTGGACCGAGGTAACCTCTTCCTCCGAACCTACTTAATTTCGAGAGTTAAACTCCGAGCGTGCTGATTTCTAGCAATCCAATTTCCGTGTCTGCAGAAGCTCGGAAAACTCCGAGCGTGCTGATTACAGTCATTCAGTACGGGAATGAGATCTTTCTTTCCTGACGGCCAGTACAGAAACGAgatagtactactagtactccaGTGTATAGTGTCACGGCATGATCGATGGCCTTTTGTTTATGATGATGACCTTTATGGTTTTATCGGGTTAGGTAGGAGTAGCGTACAAAGCATTGCCAACGAATCGTCAGGCCACCATGCCCATGCATGGCGTGCGTACGTACGTCGTGCCAGGCCAAATGGACTGGCCGACTGGGTGCCATCTGTACAACGTCGCTGGAGATCCAAGTACCGGACCAGACCTGGGGACGTACGCCATTAGATTCCATCCCCCGCCCCCGATCCACCAGTATACGTGTTAATACTAGTGCTATCACTCTCACCTAAAAACACCGGCCGAATTAATAGAATCGAGAATTGCCTCTCCGTTTTTGTTCGTCCAACAACCAAGGCCCGTGCCAGCATTGTAAAGCCCCATCTCCGTCGGGAATGGATGGGCGAGTTCCGTGATTTGACGGGCAAACGCCATGGGACGGAGGCACGGAAGCGTGTTGGGAATGGGACGCATCTGCGTGCCGAGACGACGCATGCGACACCGGTGCGCCCCGGCCGGCGTCATTCGCTTGCCCGTGAAGCGCGGGGATCGGTACATAAATAAACCCGACCCCAAGCCCAAGAGAACCGGGGAAGAGTACATACTACAGTCCACAGTCTACAGGAGCACTGCAACAGTAAAATACCAGCAGCACAGGCACAGCAGCATCTTGGCACGGGTGGACTGGATAATTGGATTAGTTAGCAGCAGTACTCTAAGACTAGGTAGTAGCATCCTTAGCTAAGCAGTGGATGTGAGAGCAAGCCGACAGAGGTTGGTAAAAGGCTCACATGCCGAGCCACGCCCACCTACTGCATGCGCGCGGTGGGGGACTCGTTCGTCTCTTCTCTCCGTTTTTCGGCCCGAGCAAAATGGCAATGGCAGTGGGGTCGTTAATTCTAGCTAGTACCTTCACACTCACTCCACCGCCCAAAAACAATTGAGCCCTACCTCGTAGAGATAGATCGGCAGAAAGGATTCTCTCTCACTCATCACGAGTCTCTCGTCTCCACATACGCACGTAGATACACACACACTTACTCGTGCCATGCCAATGCTAGCTGCCAATTGCATATAAGGAGGTGAGTCACCTCAACTGGCCTTGAGCTCTCACCTCACcaggctcttcttctttcgtGCTCGCTCTGCTTTCTCTCCGTCGCCAACTCGCACGCACTCACTCACTTCGGCTTTCCTAACCTCCAgaggtacgtacgtactgcCGCGGGAAAAAGGATGGAAATCTCTTCGCTTTGAACTTTCGCTTTGCGGAATCTGCAATTGCACTTGTTTGTTTATTAGTACTGGTACGGCTTGCTGCATAACGAACATGTTCTGATTCTGATACCGAGATCTGTCGGCGTGacaattttcttcttcttctcctcgctGTCTGCTTTTACTCCGGCTCTTTTTGTCCGCCCAGCCAGTACATTACTCGGCGGATCTCGTTCCGCATTTCCTTCAAAACGCGCAGCATCGATCACAAACACTCGTGACTCGTGACTGATTAAGCTGCTGTTCAAGCTGTGTTCTCTCTAACCGTGGGTCTAATTGGCAATCGATGGCAGCAATGGCGCCTCTCAAGCGGCGAGATCTGGGCGGCCCGCTGCTGGTCGCGCTCTGCGCGATAGCGCTCTGCCTGGCCGTGGGATCGGAGGCGCACGGGCTGGACGAGTTCCGCGAGGGGAAGCAGAGCGAGGCGACGCCGGAGATGGCGTCCTTCTTCGGCGCCAAGCCCGAGGCCGCCATGCTCCCGGAGGCCCTCGACGCCTCCACCATGCCCACCGCCAAGCCCGAGGCCGCCTCGGCCATGCCTACCACGACGACCACCACGGGAGCcgcgtcgtcttcgtcggcCCCGGCGCGCAGAtccgtggccgtggcggccGGCGTGTCGTgcggcgtggcggcgctggcggtGGTCGGCGTGGGCGTGGCCGTGGCCTACGTGGTGCGCTCCAGGCGCGCCGGCGAGAGGCGCGAGAAGGAGGTCTGCCTCGGCTAGGCCAGGCCATGGCCGAGATTATTAGGAGGGTTCGTTCGTTCGTGTGGCTTCTGTGTTTGTGGGTGTGTTCAATCGAAGGAATTGCTTAGTTTCGATGATTCTTTCTCTctgcttctcttctcttctgtcCGTTGTGTGTTTGTGGCTTGTGAGAGCACGCTGTAACATAAATAATGCTACTCGTACTAGTTTGATTTCTAATGTTTAGACCCATTTCGTCAGGAATTCAGGGGTTTTACAGTTCGTTGCTCTGTGAGAAGTGAGACGCATCCATGTGTTAATTTCTACTCGTGCGTGCACGCTAGTACTACTAGTCGCCTACACCTGCCGTTACAACCAATCACGAGAGCCTTTTCCAAGTTGTGATGTGGTACCCCCGGGAACGCGACGGCATTTTGCAGGCCCGGAACATGGAAGACACTGTGAACGTAGTACGACTGTGGCAGAGATAGATAGATCCAAGGTTGTACAGTGTCCTGAGTGTCTCCACTCTCCACCCACCCGTGGGGGGCTTGTACCGACAAAAACGGAGGTTGGAGCTCGCGGAGAGCCCGTTGTAGCAGTCTCTGCGCGCGGTCAGCGACCCGTGTCTGTCACAGGTGCTGCTGTCCCTGTCCTGACGCAGTGAAAGAGCAAAGCGCCGGAACCTGAATCAGCATGTGACTGGCTGGGTGTTTAATTACTGTTCTGCAGTGCGAGCCTTCGCTTTTGACCGTGTGTCCCTGTTGCGTAGTAGGTTGGAGAACGCGCAACGCCGGTATCTCGCGGCAACGTCAATGCCATGCGATCGAGCAATGCTGCACAAAACACAGGTTCGTATGAACTGTGCGGACACCGGGGGCACCCGGCTCCAGCACTAGCAGACTAACACGTACCGGATCGGAGAGgtaccacttttttttttttgagaacacgGAGCGGTACACATATACGGTCCACACAGATCCAGCAGGCCAGCAGTTCCTCGCGCGTGGCCTTACCAAGATAGCGCATGCACACGGGCCAGAAACCACGGCAGCTGAAAGGCCTGTATCAAGTGGAAGCAAGCCCACGCCCGTGAGGCCGTGATATATAACTCGGAGGCCCATGGTGGTGCCTTGGGCTCTCGCTCCCACGCAATGACGCCGATCACATCTCAAATCACATGGGCGTTCgctcaaaaacaaaatcacatgGGCGAAGTGCTGACACTGCCATGGCCCATGGGCCATGGCCCATGGGACGTGGATAACGCAAACGCACGCATCCCCTTTCCAGAGGCAGAGAAGAACCGCTATGCCAGCCCGGGTCGGTGAATCAACCTCGGTTCCTGCGCTTGGGTGTTTTACCGTACGTGTGCGTGCCTCTGGGGAAAAGAACGGAACAGCACACATGTCTTGCTTTTGGCGTGGCAGCCGGCAaccatcgatcgatcctccTCTGCCAGCTTGCTGCTGCCCTGAAGGATCGAGAAGGGACGTCCTCGCGAAGGGGATGAACTGGGACTTGTGTCGCGTCTCGGAGCTCGGATTTGGGATATATCGCAACTTCGCAGGCCACCGCGCCTACGAGTAAATGGTTGGAAATATTACGACACGACCCCCTCCCTTAATTTCCCACGTGCCGGTCGCATCTTTAAGGAAGGGTGGAAATTGCGGAAAGTTATTCCTGTAACAATTAATTACTTACCTCTTTCTAAGAatgccaaaaaagaaagagcagatcTTTTTATCCACCTGCCTTGCCGTTCTCCTCCCCTGGGCAgctcctgctcctctccccgtcTCCTCATCTCACACGCGGCGAAGCCCTGTCTGTGGAGAACTCCACGGTACGCTACACAACGCAGTCATGCTGTCGGAAA contains:
- the LOC100821267 gene encoding uncharacterized protein LOC100821267, with the translated sequence MAPLKRRDLGGPLLVALCAIALCLAVGSEAHGLDEFREGKQSEATPEMASFFGAKPEAAMLPEALDASTMPTAKPEAASAMPTTTTTTGAASSSSAPARRSVAVAAGVSCGVAALAVVGVGVAVAYVVRSRRAGERREKEVCLG
- the LOC100820970 gene encoding F-box/WD-40 repeat-containing protein At5g21040, translated to MAFDCNKAGDYSPEYPSSICTEDTLIQANILTKCGKAKNLISLNRLNNQKSSYESLPRLTEPKENEEAGTDTTASMCGTRCFTDLPAALVCEVLACLDPKGLGIVSCVSTVLQTLVADHQGWKKFYCERWGLPNAPIGPLVPGGTPDGRSWKTLFVDREFQSKSFMGRFSVDVLRGHSEDVRTVFLLASANLIFTGGHDSVVRMWDMEEGLLIDESRPFGCTIRAIAADSRLLVTGGSNAYIQCWRAVEGNSHLFHISGYGTNRDSEFRLWGHEGPVTCLALDPTRIYSGSWDMTVRVWDRAQMKCVQKFMHADWVLALAPHGNTIASTAGRDTYVWDIESGNLTSVISNAHVGNAYSVARTHLTNVLFTGGEDGAIRLFDISEASDDEDIKPAATWVPHTGPVHSLAFEYPWLVSASSDGRIALIDLRKLLTPLNSSKRRFRVKNFDISAIEPPQRMFHGFGCDLFSVDIGADRIVCGGEDGTVKIWNFSEALEIEKKAQALRSLRQENRMRRRKSQLEMNANGRRADQCSIAMKRNQLKGDKSVTWQNKRAIDKVKS